In Brevundimonas subvibrioides, a genomic segment contains:
- the hemN gene encoding oxygen-independent coproporphyrinogen III oxidase, which produces MTLAHPVCGETQRALRAAALIGRYDANLPRYTSYPTAAQFTPDVGPGEWKDWLAAAPAGEAVSLYVHIPFCKTLCWYCACNTRAVNRSETIRSYVDLLIEEARLTQAALGRRQRVARLHLGGGTPNMVAADDLDRLFAGLREAFAFVSEPEIAAELDPASLTRTWVRAAARNGLSRASLGVQDLSPRVQQAINRFEPFETVSRAADWLWDAGVGSLNLDLMYGLPLQTRDDLLTTLDQVTTLRPARIALFGYAHVPWLKPHQKLINEADLPGPEERFAQSQAAAAYLTDAGYQAVGLDHFALPHDSLAIAARSGGLHRNFQGYTTDDASTLIGLGASSIGRTTAGYVQNHAVERDWRAAVAEGRLPVARGLALTQDDRRRAEVIERLMCDFSVSLAETERSHGPAPDRFVAAVGRLSPLVADGLVVCENDRVSVTDPGRPFVRLICAAFDTSLAPTTGRHGRMI; this is translated from the coding sequence ATGACCCTGGCACATCCCGTCTGCGGGGAGACGCAACGCGCGCTTCGGGCCGCGGCCCTGATCGGGCGATACGACGCCAATCTGCCTCGCTACACCAGTTACCCGACGGCAGCGCAGTTCACGCCTGATGTTGGTCCCGGCGAATGGAAGGACTGGCTCGCGGCGGCTCCGGCCGGCGAAGCGGTCTCGCTCTACGTCCATATCCCGTTCTGCAAGACTCTCTGCTGGTACTGTGCCTGCAACACGCGCGCGGTCAATCGCTCCGAGACCATCCGAAGCTATGTCGATCTGCTGATCGAGGAGGCGAGGTTGACGCAAGCCGCGCTGGGCAGACGTCAGCGCGTGGCCCGGCTGCACCTCGGCGGCGGGACGCCGAACATGGTGGCCGCCGATGATCTCGACCGCCTCTTCGCCGGGCTTCGCGAGGCCTTTGCCTTCGTGTCGGAGCCCGAGATCGCGGCCGAACTCGACCCCGCCAGCCTGACCCGGACCTGGGTTCGCGCAGCGGCCCGCAACGGCCTCAGCCGGGCCAGCCTCGGCGTGCAGGATCTGTCGCCGCGCGTGCAGCAGGCGATCAATCGCTTCGAACCGTTCGAGACGGTCTCCCGGGCCGCCGACTGGCTGTGGGATGCCGGCGTCGGATCGCTCAACCTGGACCTGATGTACGGGCTTCCGCTGCAGACCAGGGATGACCTGCTCACCACCCTCGACCAGGTAACGACCCTGAGGCCTGCCCGCATCGCGCTGTTCGGTTATGCGCATGTGCCCTGGTTGAAGCCGCACCAGAAGCTGATCAACGAAGCCGACCTGCCGGGACCCGAAGAACGATTCGCCCAGAGCCAGGCCGCCGCTGCCTATCTCACCGACGCCGGGTATCAGGCCGTAGGTCTGGATCATTTCGCCCTGCCGCACGACAGCCTGGCGATCGCGGCACGATCGGGCGGGCTGCATCGCAATTTCCAGGGCTATACGACCGATGATGCCTCGACCCTCATCGGGCTCGGTGCGTCGTCGATCGGGCGGACGACGGCAGGCTATGTGCAGAACCACGCGGTCGAGCGCGACTGGCGCGCTGCCGTGGCCGAGGGCCGGCTGCCTGTTGCGCGCGGCCTGGCCCTGACGCAGGACGACCGCCGCCGCGCCGAGGTCATCGAGCGGCTGATGTGTGATTTCTCGGTGAGTCTTGCGGAAACGGAGCGCTCGCATGGTCCCGCGCCGGATCGCTTTGTGGCGGCCGTGGGCCGACTGTCGCCGCTGGTCGCCGACGGCCTTGTCGTCTGCGAGAACGACCGCGTTTCGGTGACCGATCCGGGTCGACCCTTCGTGCGCCTGATCTGCGCTGCGTTCGACACATCGCTCGCGCCGACCACCGGGAGGCACGGGCGCATGATCTGA
- a CDS encoding NAD(P)/FAD-dependent oxidoreductase encodes MKVVIVGAGHAGGSAASLLKASAFEGEIVLLGEEPVPPYQRPPLSKAWLKGEADLESLLLRPESHYAEQGIDLRTGVRVTALSPAERTVTLSDGHVEAYDALILATGSTGRRLPIPGADRPELIELRTLADAERLKGRLGPGRRLVIVGGGYVGLEAAASARSLGAEVVLLERLDRVLKRVASEPLSAFFTDRHRAEGVDIRLNVEVAGFEDGGVRLADGSLVEADIVLVGVGALANDGLARVAGLACDPAGSGGIVVDETARTSDPHIYAIGDVTVRPVPVHGLTLRLESVPNALEQARQAAHAIVGRAQAAPEVPWFWSDQYDLKLQIAGLQNEADRTVVRGEPATGRFAVFHLSGDRIVCVEAVSAPPEFMAGKQLIGRRTRVDVGKLTDPAISMKAVALDTAAETPGAQA; translated from the coding sequence ATGAAGGTCGTCATCGTCGGGGCCGGTCACGCGGGCGGGTCCGCCGCATCCCTGCTCAAGGCCTCCGCCTTCGAGGGTGAGATCGTCCTGCTGGGCGAGGAGCCCGTCCCCCCATACCAGCGCCCCCCCCTGTCCAAGGCCTGGCTGAAGGGCGAGGCGGACCTTGAGTCCCTGCTGCTGCGTCCCGAAAGCCATTACGCCGAACAGGGCATCGACCTTCGGACCGGCGTCCGGGTCACCGCCCTGTCGCCGGCCGAGCGGACCGTCACCCTCTCGGACGGTCATGTAGAGGCTTACGACGCCCTGATCCTGGCCACCGGCTCGACCGGCCGCCGCCTGCCCATCCCCGGCGCGGACAGACCCGAGCTGATCGAGTTGCGCACCCTCGCCGATGCTGAACGCCTGAAAGGCCGGCTTGGTCCGGGCCGCAGGCTGGTCATCGTCGGCGGCGGCTATGTGGGTCTGGAAGCGGCGGCCTCCGCCCGGTCCCTGGGCGCCGAGGTCGTCCTGCTGGAACGGCTCGACCGGGTGCTGAAGCGCGTCGCCTCCGAGCCGTTGTCGGCCTTCTTCACCGACCGCCACCGCGCCGAGGGCGTCGATATCCGGCTGAACGTGGAAGTCGCGGGCTTCGAGGATGGCGGCGTGCGTCTGGCGGACGGCAGTCTGGTGGAAGCGGACATCGTGCTGGTCGGCGTCGGGGCGCTCGCCAACGACGGCCTGGCCCGCGTGGCCGGGCTCGCCTGCGATCCGGCCGGGTCCGGCGGCATCGTCGTCGACGAAACCGCCCGCACCTCCGATCCGCACATCTATGCCATCGGCGACGTGACCGTCCGACCCGTCCCCGTTCACGGCCTGACCCTGCGGCTGGAAAGCGTCCCCAACGCCCTGGAACAGGCCCGTCAGGCCGCCCATGCCATCGTCGGTCGGGCCCAGGCCGCGCCGGAGGTGCCCTGGTTCTGGTCGGATCAGTACGACCTGAAACTCCAGATCGCAGGCCTGCAGAACGAAGCCGATCGCACCGTGGTCCGTGGCGAACCGGCGACCGGCCGCTTCGCCGTCTTCCACCTCAGCGGCGACCGAATCGTCTGCGTCGAGGCCGTCAGTGCGCCGCCGGAATTCATGGCTGGCAAACAGCTGATCGGACGTCGGACGAGGGTCGATGTCGGCAAGCTGACCGACCCCGCCATCTCGATGAAGGCCGTCGCTCTGGACACGGCCGCCGAGACCCCGGGTGCGCAGGCCTAG
- the hemA gene encoding 5-aminolevulinate synthase, translating into MRGTPSGFDYTAAFQSAVDQVRDEGRYRVFADLKRVRGQFPKAVRRRADGSGQDCVIWCSNDYLGMGQHPAVLEAMAAELDAVGAGAGGTRNISGTTRSAVDLEAELASWHRKEAALLFTSGYVANEATLTTLQKILPGLIIFSDSLNHASMIAGIRNGGCERHVFRHNDLAHLETLLAAAPADAPKLVAFESVYSMDGDIADLAGTIALARKYGALTYLDEVHAVGLYGATGAGVAERDGVLDGIDIVECTLGKAIGVMGGYIAADAVIVDAVRSWASGFIFTTSLPPALTAGALASVRHLKTHPELRDAHQERAATLKRRFAEAGIPVMPSESHIVPVFVGDPVHAKMISDMLLEEHGIYVQPINYPTVPKGTERLRFTPSPNHDDAMMDALVTAMDRLWTHCNVARMPVAA; encoded by the coding sequence ATGCGCGGCACCCCGAGTGGTTTCGACTACACCGCCGCATTCCAGTCCGCCGTCGATCAGGTCAGGGACGAGGGCCGCTATCGGGTCTTTGCCGATCTGAAGCGGGTGCGCGGACAGTTCCCCAAGGCCGTGCGGCGTCGCGCGGACGGGTCCGGGCAGGACTGTGTGATCTGGTGCTCCAACGACTACCTCGGCATGGGCCAGCACCCGGCCGTGCTGGAGGCCATGGCGGCCGAGCTGGACGCCGTGGGCGCCGGGGCCGGCGGCACGCGCAACATCAGTGGCACGACGCGCTCGGCGGTGGATCTGGAGGCCGAGCTGGCGTCCTGGCACCGGAAGGAAGCGGCCCTGCTGTTCACCTCGGGCTATGTGGCCAATGAGGCGACGCTGACGACGCTGCAGAAGATCCTGCCCGGTCTGATCATCTTCTCCGACAGCCTGAACCACGCCTCGATGATCGCGGGCATCCGGAACGGCGGCTGCGAGCGGCATGTCTTCCGGCACAACGACCTGGCGCATCTGGAGACCCTGCTGGCCGCGGCCCCGGCCGATGCGCCCAAGCTGGTGGCGTTCGAGAGCGTCTATTCGATGGACGGCGACATCGCCGACCTGGCGGGCACCATCGCCCTGGCCCGGAAATACGGGGCCCTGACCTATCTGGACGAGGTCCACGCGGTCGGCCTGTACGGCGCGACCGGCGCGGGCGTGGCCGAGCGGGACGGGGTGCTGGACGGCATCGACATCGTCGAATGCACCCTGGGCAAGGCCATCGGCGTGATGGGGGGCTATATCGCCGCCGATGCCGTGATCGTGGATGCGGTCCGCAGCTGGGCCTCGGGCTTCATCTTCACCACCTCCCTGCCGCCGGCGCTGACCGCAGGAGCCCTGGCCTCGGTCCGGCACCTGAAGACCCACCCCGAACTGCGCGACGCCCATCAGGAGCGGGCCGCGACCCTGAAGCGCCGCTTCGCCGAGGCCGGCATCCCGGTCATGCCGTCCGAGAGCCATATCGTGCCGGTCTTCGTCGGCGATCCGGTCCACGCCAAGATGATCTCGGACATGCTGCTGGAAGAGCACGGCATCTATGTCCAGCCGATCAACTATCCGACCGTGCCCAAGGGCACCGAGCGCCTGCGCTTCACCCCCTCGCCCAACCACGACGACGCCATGATGGACGCCCTGGTCACGGCCATGGACAGGCTGTGGACCCACTGCAACGTCGCCCGGATGCCGGTCGCAGCGTAG
- a CDS encoding patatin-like phospholipase family protein: MKPVLLAVVFAGAFAFMSPAQAQDAHDRPRVALVLSGGGALGLAHVGAIQELERLGIHPDIVVGTSMGAVVGGLYASGVDATTLGRVVQEVDWTGVFNPAPDRDDLTFRQKAQQADFPVRLSLGLRDGAFVLPAGLISDQVLMQELRRFTPIQGVVEDFDTLPIPYRAVATDIATGEAVVLSSGEVPMAMRASMAVPGVFAPVESGGRLMVDGGMAANIPISVARDMGADVIIVVATPSALLAKDEISSALDILGQSVSLLVLANERAQLATLTSRDILITIDAGDMTSADFTRGAELIEAGRRSVDARAVALAALAQDRSLVSPVQPSPSQPPIIEYVRIENGSRLADAVIERMLTGLIGQPVDHRTINAALDDIYALGPFERVDHALEVVDGRTGLLVHGEDSVPEDGRIRLGLTIWNDFSTGSEDTLFVDYRTGELDGFGSELQLQAALGSHNGVSAAYFKLLEPSQTWFANARVAIENRPVERYSPTGFNFGSYDLTYGLATIEAGGQFGGNAEVRVGFERGQGRAELDRGRADPTEIDIDVGRLTASAGVDTLDSPYFPRRGVRLGARFVQGLESLGDNTEYQTVTARALTAISSGRHTLITAASGGSSLEGSVPVDSLYWLGGLFSLSGYRQDELVGQTFAAGGLIYRYALTDTSRQLFGGTRLFVGASLEAGQVWDRRGDLDLEDLRFGGSVYVGADTILGPAFLAYGQAEDDRRAVYLFIGRPF; encoded by the coding sequence ATGAAACCGGTCCTTCTGGCAGTTGTTTTCGCGGGCGCGTTCGCCTTCATGTCGCCTGCACAGGCACAGGATGCGCACGACCGACCCCGCGTTGCCCTCGTCCTTTCAGGGGGCGGTGCCCTCGGGCTCGCCCATGTCGGTGCCATACAGGAGCTCGAGCGCCTCGGAATCCATCCGGACATCGTCGTCGGCACCTCCATGGGCGCCGTGGTCGGCGGCCTCTATGCCTCGGGCGTGGACGCGACGACGCTGGGCCGTGTCGTCCAGGAGGTGGACTGGACCGGCGTGTTCAACCCGGCTCCGGATCGGGACGATCTGACGTTCCGCCAGAAAGCCCAGCAGGCCGATTTTCCGGTCCGGTTGAGCCTGGGGCTGAGGGACGGTGCATTCGTCCTGCCGGCGGGCCTGATTTCGGATCAGGTCCTGATGCAGGAGCTGCGGCGGTTCACGCCGATCCAGGGCGTCGTTGAGGATTTTGACACGCTGCCGATCCCCTACCGTGCTGTGGCCACCGACATCGCCACGGGCGAAGCCGTCGTCCTGTCGAGCGGCGAGGTACCGATGGCGATGCGGGCCTCCATGGCGGTTCCGGGCGTGTTCGCACCGGTTGAGAGCGGCGGCCGCCTCATGGTCGACGGAGGTATGGCGGCCAATATCCCGATCAGCGTGGCCCGCGATATGGGTGCGGACGTCATCATTGTCGTCGCAACACCGAGCGCACTGCTCGCAAAGGATGAGATCTCCTCGGCTCTCGACATTCTGGGACAGAGTGTCAGCCTTCTGGTGCTCGCCAACGAGCGCGCCCAGCTGGCGACGCTGACGTCGCGGGACATCCTGATCACCATCGATGCGGGAGACATGACCTCGGCCGACTTCACGCGCGGCGCCGAGTTGATCGAGGCCGGACGTCGATCGGTCGATGCCCGGGCCGTGGCGCTCGCCGCCCTCGCGCAGGACAGGTCCCTGGTCAGCCCCGTCCAGCCGTCGCCCTCGCAGCCGCCCATCATCGAGTACGTGCGGATTGAAAACGGGTCTCGCCTTGCCGATGCCGTGATCGAACGCATGCTGACCGGACTGATCGGGCAGCCGGTTGATCACCGGACGATCAACGCCGCGCTGGACGACATCTATGCGCTCGGCCCGTTCGAGCGTGTCGATCACGCGCTTGAGGTGGTCGACGGCCGCACCGGGCTGCTGGTGCATGGCGAGGACAGCGTCCCGGAAGACGGGCGGATACGACTTGGCCTGACGATTTGGAACGACTTCAGCACCGGGTCTGAGGACACCCTCTTCGTGGACTATCGCACCGGAGAACTCGACGGCTTCGGATCCGAACTCCAGCTTCAGGCGGCCCTTGGCTCGCACAACGGCGTCTCCGCCGCCTACTTCAAGCTGCTGGAACCCAGCCAGACCTGGTTTGCCAATGCACGCGTCGCCATCGAGAACCGGCCGGTGGAACGCTACAGTCCCACCGGGTTCAACTTCGGCAGTTATGATCTGACCTACGGACTGGCCACCATCGAGGCGGGGGGCCAGTTCGGAGGCAACGCCGAGGTCCGGGTCGGTTTCGAACGCGGGCAGGGCAGGGCCGAACTGGACCGGGGCCGCGCCGATCCGACGGAGATCGACATCGACGTCGGCCGACTGACGGCCAGCGCCGGCGTCGACACGCTGGACAGCCCCTACTTCCCTCGACGCGGGGTCAGGCTGGGGGCCCGCTTTGTCCAGGGACTGGAATCGCTGGGTGACAACACTGAATACCAGACCGTAACGGCAAGGGCGCTGACCGCCATCAGCAGTGGCCGTCACACCCTGATTACTGCAGCGTCAGGAGGCTCCAGTCTGGAGGGCTCTGTACCAGTGGATTCGCTGTACTGGCTCGGAGGCCTGTTCAGTCTGTCCGGATACCGGCAAGATGAACTGGTGGGCCAGACCTTTGCCGCCGGGGGGCTGATCTACCGCTACGCATTGACGGACACGTCACGGCAACTCTTCGGGGGGACCCGGCTTTTCGTGGGAGCGTCGCTCGAGGCTGGCCAGGTCTGGGACCGGCGGGGCGACCTTGATCTCGAGGATCTCCGGTTTGGCGGCAGCGTGTACGTCGGGGCGGACACAATTCTGGGCCCGGCGTTTCTGGCCTATGGCCAGGCCGAAGACGATCGCCGGGCCGTCTATCTGTTTATCGGCAGACCATTCTGA
- a CDS encoding helix-turn-helix domain-containing protein — protein sequence MSTPRIDLAQTIVCEEYAHTLDDKEDPSMLELKALPAGCADRRRSNACNSCGARPFSVCASIDDADLSRLDALAEHLVLNGGDTLIRADDPARHVFNITSGSVRVYRLLSDGRRQITGFLFAGDFLGLATGDLYVFSAEAIEPVTACRFRKSDYRTLIRETPALETALLDRANHELAAAQNQILLLGRKTAVERVSTFLLEMPNHDPARPGPSGRVHLPMTRSEIADYLGLTIETVSRVFTRLKTQGVIRLVSLTEIRIEQPDRLRALADGEV from the coding sequence ATGTCGACGCCCCGCATTGATCTCGCTCAAACAATCGTGTGCGAGGAATATGCCCACACCCTCGACGACAAGGAGGACCCGAGCATGCTGGAGCTGAAGGCTCTCCCGGCCGGTTGTGCAGACCGTCGGCGGAGCAATGCCTGCAATAGCTGTGGTGCCCGTCCGTTCAGCGTCTGCGCCAGTATCGACGATGCCGATCTCAGCCGTCTCGATGCGCTGGCGGAGCATCTGGTGCTGAATGGCGGTGACACCCTGATCCGTGCCGATGATCCGGCCCGGCATGTGTTCAACATCACCTCAGGTTCGGTCCGGGTCTACAGGCTGCTGTCCGATGGCCGTCGGCAAATCACCGGCTTCCTGTTTGCGGGCGACTTTCTGGGCCTTGCGACCGGCGATCTGTATGTGTTCTCGGCCGAGGCGATCGAACCGGTCACGGCGTGCAGGTTCCGCAAGAGTGATTACCGGACGCTGATCCGCGAGACACCGGCGCTGGAGACCGCCCTTCTGGATCGGGCCAACCATGAACTGGCGGCGGCGCAGAACCAGATCCTGCTGCTCGGACGCAAGACGGCGGTCGAACGGGTCTCGACCTTCCTGCTGGAGATGCCGAACCATGACCCTGCGCGGCCGGGACCGTCGGGCCGTGTCCACCTGCCCATGACGCGCTCCGAGATCGCCGACTATCTCGGACTGACCATCGAGACCGTCAGCCGGGTCTTCACCCGCTTGAAGACACAGGGCGTGATCCGGCTGGTGTCCCTCACGGAAATCCGCATCGAACAGCCGGACAGGCTCCGCGCGCTGGCCGACGGCGAGGTTTGA
- a CDS encoding OmpW/AlkL family protein has translation MHKTLALAGLVGLASLVAAPVSAQDWQVARKGDWIVTGRITDVASSADDAITTAAGAATGLNVDVGNDVMPTLGFTYFLTDNISVEAILGATHHEIRAQGGTTDVPVHETWVLPPVVTVQYRPAPEARVSPYVGAGLNYMVFFSGKDRNGFDVNLDDGFGYALQAGADIAVSGPWTVNVDVKKVWFNTDATINGGALNSDVNLDPWVVSLGIGRKF, from the coding sequence ATGCACAAGACGCTTGCACTCGCCGGCCTCGTCGGCCTCGCCAGCCTGGTTGCCGCGCCCGTTTCCGCCCAGGACTGGCAAGTTGCCCGCAAGGGCGACTGGATTGTCACCGGCCGGATCACCGACGTGGCCTCCAGCGCCGACGACGCCATCACCACCGCCGCCGGTGCCGCCACCGGTCTGAATGTCGATGTCGGCAATGACGTCATGCCGACGCTCGGCTTTACCTACTTCCTGACCGACAACATCTCGGTCGAGGCGATCCTGGGCGCGACCCACCACGAGATCCGCGCCCAGGGCGGGACGACGGACGTGCCGGTCCACGAGACCTGGGTGCTGCCGCCCGTCGTCACGGTGCAGTATCGACCCGCCCCGGAAGCCCGCGTCAGCCCCTATGTCGGGGCCGGGCTGAACTACATGGTGTTCTTCAGCGGCAAGGACAGGAACGGCTTCGACGTGAACCTGGACGACGGCTTCGGTTATGCGCTTCAGGCGGGTGCGGACATTGCCGTATCGGGCCCCTGGACCGTGAATGTCGACGTCAAGAAGGTCTGGTTCAACACCGACGCCACGATCAACGGTGGTGCACTGAACAGCGACGTGAACCTCGATCCCTGGGTCGTTTCGCTCGGTATCGGCCGCAAGTTCTGA
- a CDS encoding fumarylacetoacetate hydrolase family protein: MTLTFEPAPAVLAPTTTGERFPVRRLFCIGRNYAAHAREMGKDPDREPPFFFTSWAETVVPDGSIIAYPQATSDYQHEIELVIAIGQSGREVPEDRAMDLVYGYAIGLDMTRRDLQFVARDAGRPWDASKNVEESKPLGPIHPAAGLDVSKGAVTLAVNGVTKQTGDLADLIWSVPEIIAHLSRFYRLEPGDLIYTGTPAGVGPVVQGDVLVGAIDGLGTLTVTIGPLAR; this comes from the coding sequence GTGACCTTGACCTTCGAGCCGGCTCCCGCCGTTCTGGCCCCGACCACCACCGGCGAACGCTTCCCCGTCCGTCGCCTGTTCTGCATCGGCCGCAACTACGCCGCCCATGCCCGCGAGATGGGCAAGGATCCGGATCGCGAACCGCCCTTCTTCTTCACCAGCTGGGCCGAAACCGTCGTGCCGGACGGCAGCATCATCGCCTATCCCCAGGCGACCTCGGATTACCAGCACGAGATCGAACTGGTCATCGCCATCGGCCAGTCAGGCCGCGAGGTCCCGGAGGACCGGGCCATGGACCTGGTCTATGGCTATGCCATCGGCCTCGACATGACCCGCCGCGACCTTCAGTTCGTGGCCCGCGACGCAGGCCGTCCGTGGGACGCCAGCAAGAATGTCGAGGAATCCAAGCCGCTGGGCCCCATCCATCCGGCCGCCGGACTGGATGTATCGAAGGGTGCCGTCACCCTTGCGGTCAACGGCGTGACGAAACAGACCGGCGACCTGGCGGACCTGATCTGGTCGGTGCCCGAAATCATCGCCCACCTGTCCAGATTCTATCGCCTCGAGCCGGGCGACCTGATCTATACAGGGACCCCGGCGGGGGTCGGCCCCGTGGTGCAGGGCGATGTCCTGGTCGGGGCGATCGACGGGCTGGGCACGCTCACGGTCACCATCGGCCCGCTCGCCCGCTGA
- a CDS encoding TetR/AcrR family transcriptional regulator, translating into MPSASKLTGTKRERTLDQILVSAQGILMEDGVASLGVRQITTQAGLVSATFYNYFRDIEALISELGDLLGATHAAAIMGLIDGEGDPAARFARITRQTLRVMALRPGFGRLMFDVGLYPEQLGGAMRLRLKRDIADGIERGLFKQGELDVIVSMVAGAIEGLGRDLHRGTVPASRIDTATATLLNHLGLTAVAATALGHEAIAFPPLPDLPMRWLALPPTLRAERYGNPP; encoded by the coding sequence ATGCCCTCCGCTTCGAAACTGACCGGCACGAAGCGCGAGAGAACCCTCGACCAAATCCTGGTGTCTGCACAGGGCATCCTGATGGAGGACGGTGTGGCGAGCCTCGGCGTGCGCCAGATCACGACGCAAGCCGGGCTCGTCAGCGCGACCTTCTATAACTATTTTCGCGACATCGAAGCCCTGATCTCGGAACTCGGCGATCTGCTGGGTGCCACCCATGCAGCGGCCATCATGGGACTGATCGACGGCGAGGGCGATCCGGCGGCGCGGTTTGCTCGCATCACCCGCCAGACCTTGCGCGTTATGGCCCTGCGACCCGGGTTTGGTCGCCTGATGTTCGACGTTGGCCTGTATCCCGAGCAACTCGGTGGTGCCATGCGCCTTCGCCTGAAACGCGACATCGCAGACGGGATCGAGCGCGGCCTGTTCAAGCAAGGCGAGCTTGACGTCATCGTCAGCATGGTCGCGGGCGCCATAGAAGGTCTCGGGCGTGACCTGCATCGTGGCACCGTGCCAGCCTCCAGGATCGACACCGCCACGGCCACGCTGCTGAATCATCTCGGTCTCACAGCGGTTGCGGCCACGGCCCTGGGCCATGAAGCGATCGCGTTTCCGCCACTTCCTGACTTGCCGATGCGATGGCTTGCCCTCCCGCCGACGCTGCGAGCCGAACGTTACGGAAATCCACCATGA
- the maiA gene encoding maleylacetoacetate isomerase, with translation MILHGYFRSSAAWRVRIALHLKGLTVEHRHQHLRKGEQFSPEYLALNPQGLLPSLILDDGAVLTQSLAICEYLDETCPDPALLPADPLGRARVRAFAQVIACDIHPVQNLRVLKALQARGQTQDDTHGWARDVISSGFDALETLVVGQSGPYAFGDTPTLADICLVPQMANARRFGVVLRWPRLAAIEAACLALPAFAETHPDLQPDAE, from the coding sequence ATGATCCTGCACGGCTATTTCCGCTCCTCGGCCGCCTGGCGTGTCCGCATCGCGCTGCATCTCAAGGGGCTGACGGTCGAGCACCGGCATCAGCATCTGCGCAAGGGCGAGCAGTTTTCACCGGAGTATCTGGCGCTCAATCCGCAGGGCCTGCTGCCCAGCCTGATCCTGGACGACGGCGCGGTCCTGACGCAGTCGCTGGCGATCTGTGAGTATCTGGACGAGACCTGTCCCGATCCGGCGCTGCTGCCAGCGGATCCCCTGGGCCGCGCGCGGGTGCGCGCCTTCGCCCAGGTCATCGCCTGCGACATCCACCCGGTGCAGAACCTGCGCGTGCTGAAGGCGCTTCAGGCGCGCGGCCAGACCCAGGACGACACCCACGGCTGGGCCCGGGACGTGATCTCCAGTGGCTTCGATGCGCTGGAGACGCTCGTCGTCGGTCAGTCCGGACCCTATGCGTTCGGCGACACGCCGACGCTCGCCGACATCTGTCTGGTGCCGCAGATGGCCAATGCGCGCCGCTTTGGCGTCGTGCTGCGCTGGCCTCGGCTCGCCGCCATCGAGGCGGCCTGCCTCGCCCTGCCCGCCTTCGCAGAAACCCACCCCGATCTGCAGCCGGACGCGGAATAG